In Actinoplanes derwentensis, the following proteins share a genomic window:
- a CDS encoding DinB family protein — MLESQRERVPLIDGGEPDTALAFLAFARSCVLKKVNGLDEEQLRRRLVVSDTTLLGLVQHLTDAERYWFGYTLAGDSRYAEVTSDMVVAPERSAEEVIAGYRAAIVESDAHIRGADDLNVRTAQPVNDETRTLRWVIAHMTSETVRHAGHADILRELIDGATGR, encoded by the coding sequence ATGCTCGAGTCACAACGCGAACGTGTGCCCTTAATTGACGGCGGTGAGCCGGATACGGCGCTGGCATTCCTGGCCTTCGCTCGATCCTGCGTACTGAAGAAGGTCAACGGACTGGACGAGGAACAGCTTCGCCGCCGCCTGGTCGTGTCAGACACGACCTTGTTGGGACTGGTTCAGCACTTGACCGACGCCGAGCGGTACTGGTTCGGGTACACGCTGGCTGGCGACTCGAGGTACGCCGAAGTTACCTCCGACATGGTGGTCGCCCCTGAGCGATCCGCAGAGGAGGTTATCGCCGGCTACCGGGCCGCGATTGTCGAAAGCGACGCGCACATCCGGGGAGCCGACGACCTCAACGTGCGCACAGCGCAGCCGGTGAACGACGAGACGCGCACGCTTCGCTGGGTGATCGCCCACATGACGAGTGAAACCGTTCGGCACGCTGGGCACGCCGACATCCTGCGGGAACTCATCGATGGTGCCACCGGCCGCTGA
- a CDS encoding FecCD family ABC transporter permease: MTLLKAGPFSVRVRHRSLLVSVVLLALLAAALLATLAAGVNAFPIPRVIAAVLGDGTPAENLIIGELRLPRAVVAALVGIAFGVSGGIFQSITRNPLGSPDVVGFSVGASTGALVVLLVLKGSLAATSLGAVAGGTVTAALVFALSSRGGVAPLRLVLVGIGLGAALNALNSLLIVRAQVYDAQSASAWLVGNLVGRDWDEARLVGGVLIAGFVLSLVLHRPLSLSEFSDERSASFGLSTDRTRLLAVGTGVLLASGAVAVAGPIQFIALTAPQVARRLTGAPGPNLVASGLTGALLLVLADLAAREAFQPRQLPVGVLTGLVGGLYLAWLLSREWRKGRA; this comes from the coding sequence ATGACCCTCTTGAAAGCGGGCCCCTTCTCGGTACGGGTTCGCCACCGCAGCCTGCTCGTCAGCGTCGTCCTGCTCGCGCTGCTGGCCGCGGCCCTGCTCGCGACCCTCGCGGCCGGGGTCAACGCGTTCCCGATCCCGCGCGTGATCGCCGCCGTCCTCGGTGACGGCACCCCCGCCGAGAACCTGATCATCGGCGAACTGCGCCTGCCCCGAGCCGTCGTCGCCGCCCTGGTCGGCATCGCGTTCGGAGTCTCCGGCGGCATCTTCCAGTCGATCACCCGCAACCCGCTCGGCAGCCCCGACGTCGTCGGCTTCAGCGTCGGCGCCTCCACCGGCGCCCTCGTTGTCCTGCTCGTCCTCAAAGGCAGCCTGGCCGCCACCTCACTCGGCGCCGTCGCCGGTGGCACGGTGACCGCCGCGCTCGTGTTCGCACTGTCCTCCCGGGGCGGCGTCGCCCCACTGCGGCTGGTCCTGGTCGGCATCGGCCTGGGCGCCGCCCTGAACGCCCTGAACTCGCTGCTGATCGTGCGCGCCCAGGTCTACGACGCGCAGAGCGCCTCGGCGTGGCTGGTCGGCAACCTGGTCGGCCGCGACTGGGACGAAGCCCGCCTGGTCGGCGGGGTCCTGATAGCCGGCTTCGTGCTGAGCCTGGTCCTGCACCGGCCGCTGTCGCTGAGCGAGTTCTCCGACGAACGGTCCGCCAGCTTCGGCCTGTCCACCGACCGGACCCGGCTGCTCGCCGTCGGCACCGGCGTCCTGCTCGCCTCGGGTGCCGTCGCCGTCGCCGGGCCGATCCAGTTCATCGCCCTCACCGCCCCCCAGGTCGCCCGCCGGCTGACCGGCGCGCCGGGCCCCAACCTCGTCGCCTCCGGACTGACCGGCGCGCTGCTCCTGGTACTCGCCGACCTGGCGGCCCGCGAGGCGTTCCAGCCGCGGCAGCTGCCGGTCGGCGTCCTCACCGGCCTCGTCGGAGGCCTGTATCTCGCGTGGCTACTGAGCCGCGAATGGCGAAAGGGCAGAGCATGA
- a CDS encoding ABC transporter substrate-binding protein → MINKIAGTAMALVASLALTACGGGTEAATTDSAASTAPAGPFEYTDALGKAIKLDKAPSVVVAQSSVAAALLDAGFQVKGAYGELKPDAAGKLSYQAGSLDLNKITVVGSTYGEFDTEKYALMNPELLVDYTFDAKTLWYVPAAQSEKILGLAPAAAVPGNYETTDEAIETFVDLAGKLGADTARTDLTTAKADYTTALTAIGEAAKASGLKVAIMSPGTDSLYVADPAYLPEGNTLKKAGLDVVSPENPKKEVFAQLSWEQATQFTDADVILVDARTYDAGKADLAKVATWANLPAVKAGQVYNWYAAAPYSYQSYAKIYAELAAQLKAAKKL, encoded by the coding sequence ATGATCAATAAAATTGCCGGTACGGCCATGGCGCTCGTCGCGTCACTCGCCCTGACCGCTTGCGGTGGTGGCACCGAGGCCGCCACCACCGACAGCGCCGCCTCCACCGCGCCCGCCGGCCCGTTCGAATACACCGACGCCCTCGGCAAGGCCATCAAGCTGGACAAGGCGCCGTCCGTCGTCGTCGCGCAGAGCAGCGTCGCCGCCGCACTGCTGGACGCCGGTTTCCAGGTCAAGGGCGCCTACGGCGAACTGAAGCCGGACGCCGCAGGCAAGCTCAGCTACCAGGCCGGTTCGCTGGACCTCAACAAGATCACGGTGGTCGGCAGCACCTACGGTGAGTTCGACACCGAGAAGTACGCGCTGATGAACCCGGAACTGCTCGTCGACTACACGTTCGACGCCAAGACCCTCTGGTACGTCCCGGCCGCCCAGTCCGAGAAGATCCTCGGCCTCGCGCCCGCCGCCGCCGTCCCCGGCAACTACGAGACCACCGACGAAGCCATCGAGACCTTCGTCGACCTGGCCGGCAAACTCGGCGCCGACACCGCCCGGACCGACCTGACCACCGCCAAGGCCGACTACACCACCGCCCTCACCGCCATCGGTGAAGCCGCCAAGGCGTCCGGTCTCAAGGTCGCCATCATGTCGCCGGGCACCGACAGCCTCTACGTCGCCGACCCCGCGTACCTGCCCGAGGGCAACACCCTGAAGAAGGCCGGCCTCGACGTGGTCAGCCCGGAGAACCCGAAGAAGGAGGTCTTCGCGCAGCTCAGCTGGGAGCAGGCCACCCAGTTCACCGACGCCGACGTGATCCTGGTGGACGCCCGCACCTACGACGCCGGCAAAGCCGACCTGGCGAAGGTCGCGACCTGGGCGAACCTGCCCGCTGTCAAGGCCGGTCAGGTCTACAACTGGTACGCGGCCGCGCCGTACTCCTACCAGTCGTACGCGAAGATCTACGCCGAGCTGGCCGCCCAGCTCAAGGCCGCGAAGAAGCTCTGA
- a CDS encoding ABC transporter ATP-binding protein gives MTSRLRAEQVTLGYDGRAIVHDLDLTVPDGSFTAIVGANGSGKSTLLRGLARLMKPQGGAVILDGKAIHDHPSKEVARRLGLLPQSQSAPEAISVADLVARGRYPHQSLLRQWSPADQTAVTAALELTDTSGLATRGFHELSGGQRQRVWLAMALAQETDILLLDEPTTYLDIAHQIDVLDLCARLRRERGSTLVAVLHDLNLAARYATNLVAMKDGRIVAEGDPTTIITPELIEEVFGLACRIITDPESKTPLVIPRHTPERTPTS, from the coding sequence ATGACCTCGCGACTGCGGGCCGAACAGGTCACGCTCGGCTACGACGGCCGGGCGATCGTGCACGACCTGGACCTGACCGTGCCGGACGGGTCGTTCACCGCCATCGTCGGCGCCAACGGCAGCGGCAAGTCCACCCTGCTGCGCGGGCTCGCCCGGCTGATGAAACCGCAGGGCGGCGCGGTCATCCTGGACGGCAAGGCCATCCACGACCACCCGTCCAAGGAGGTCGCCCGCCGGCTCGGGCTGCTCCCCCAGTCCCAGTCCGCGCCGGAGGCGATCAGCGTCGCCGACCTGGTGGCCCGCGGCCGCTACCCGCACCAGTCACTGTTGCGCCAGTGGTCACCCGCCGACCAGACCGCGGTGACCGCCGCCCTGGAACTGACCGACACCTCCGGTCTCGCCACCCGAGGATTCCACGAACTGTCCGGCGGCCAGCGGCAACGGGTCTGGCTGGCGATGGCCCTCGCGCAGGAGACCGACATCCTGCTGCTCGACGAGCCGACCACCTACCTGGACATCGCCCACCAGATCGACGTGCTCGACCTGTGCGCCCGGCTCCGCCGCGAACGCGGCTCCACCCTGGTCGCGGTCCTGCACGACCTGAACCTCGCCGCCCGCTACGCCACCAACCTGGTGGCCATGAAGGACGGCCGGATCGTGGCCGAGGGCGACCCCACCACGATCATCACCCCCGAACTCATCGAAGAGGTCTTCGGGCTCGCCTGCCGCATCATCACCGACCCCGAGTCGAAGACGCCTCTGGTCATCCCGCGTCACACCCCTGAGAGGACCCCCACTTCATGA
- a CDS encoding LysR family transcriptional regulator, with amino-acid sequence MQLDLNLLTVLDALLTEGSVMGAADRLHLSSPAVSRSLGRIRRLTGDDILVRTGRTMTPTPYAITIREQVSALVRQSEEVLRPSRDLDLATLERTFTLQCHDALTAALAPALLAATIHTAPGVRLRFLTEAAADTDDLRHGRVDLEIGASTPEQPEFRAETIGYDRLVVVVRPGHPYQSNLDLGVFAAQAHVLVSRRGRLSDPVDDLLSARGLRRRVLASVGSTASALRIVAGSDAVVIAAESTCRPLIEAFGLLTVPAPVELPPLPVVTVWHQRYDSEPGHAWLRDRVREALDQRFRDQLLR; translated from the coding sequence ATGCAATTGGATCTGAATCTGCTGACGGTTCTGGACGCTCTGCTGACCGAGGGCAGCGTGATGGGCGCGGCGGACCGGCTGCATCTGTCGTCACCGGCGGTGAGCCGTTCCCTCGGGCGGATCCGGCGGCTGACCGGCGACGACATCCTCGTGCGCACCGGCCGGACGATGACCCCGACGCCGTACGCGATCACGATCCGTGAACAGGTCAGCGCCCTGGTCCGGCAGTCGGAGGAGGTGCTGCGGCCGAGCCGGGACCTCGACCTGGCGACGTTGGAGCGCACCTTCACGCTGCAGTGCCACGATGCTCTGACCGCCGCTCTGGCGCCGGCTCTGCTGGCCGCGACGATCCACACCGCGCCGGGGGTACGCCTGAGGTTCCTCACCGAGGCCGCCGCCGACACCGACGATCTGCGGCACGGCCGGGTGGACCTGGAGATCGGCGCGTCGACGCCGGAGCAGCCGGAGTTCCGCGCCGAGACGATCGGGTACGACCGGCTCGTCGTGGTCGTGCGCCCTGGTCACCCGTACCAGAGCAATCTGGATCTCGGGGTCTTCGCGGCGCAGGCGCATGTGCTCGTCTCGCGCCGGGGCCGCCTGAGCGATCCGGTGGACGACCTGCTCTCGGCGCGCGGGTTGCGGCGGCGGGTGCTGGCGTCGGTCGGCAGCACCGCGAGCGCTTTGCGGATCGTCGCGGGCAGCGACGCGGTGGTGATCGCGGCGGAGTCGACGTGCCGCCCGTTGATCGAGGCGTTCGGGCTGCTCACCGTGCCTGCTCCGGTGGAGTTGCCGCCGTTGCCGGTGGTGACGGTGTGGCATCAGCGTTACGACAGCGAACCCGGTCACGCATGGCTGCGTGACCGGGTCCGGGAGGCGCTGGATCAGAGGTTCAGGGACCAGCTGTTGAGGTAA
- a CDS encoding sensor histidine kinase has protein sequence MNHSAAVLAVISEAYVAVTGDGRVVEWNPAAEATFGWTRDQAIGADVVRLIIANRHRDSYREALRRIAGGDPGRFLERRLQFTAIHRDGHELPVETILTITGEVVHALAHDVSVALRGSRFIMVEAAVLRALAEAPSSDDAAVRVVEALGVRMGWPVCELWLFDPDRAALICIARHNRARRDLTGFALPEMARDSGLPGAVYRDGRPHWVPDLAADASSPRRQAAARVGLRVAVGVPIRSGPQVLGALCVFGDRAEKSDTTLIGLLSGLAAHVGQYLERRRAEELAIDLARTKDEFLTLVTHELRNPLAVILGTIALLDDDIAAAERHRHLGIIETSAKRLSVMADDLLDLARLESGSLEIRTAELDLAGLLHESITSAVIAASAKDLTVRTDLPARLPVTGDPDRLRQVADNLLANAVKYTPRGGTITVTAGPDADRPGWVTWAVADTGIGIPPEERSRLFRRFYRASTAVAAKIPGTGLGLVITRTIIERHHGTIAVADTAGPGTTFVVRLPREPLTR, from the coding sequence ATGAACCACTCGGCGGCGGTACTCGCGGTGATCTCCGAGGCGTACGTGGCGGTCACCGGCGACGGCCGGGTGGTGGAGTGGAATCCGGCGGCCGAGGCGACCTTCGGCTGGACCCGGGACCAGGCGATCGGCGCCGACGTCGTCCGGCTGATCATTGCGAACCGGCACCGGGACAGCTATCGGGAGGCGCTGCGGCGTATCGCCGGCGGTGACCCGGGCCGGTTCCTCGAACGCCGTCTACAGTTCACCGCGATCCACCGGGACGGCCACGAGCTGCCGGTCGAGACCATCCTGACCATCACCGGCGAGGTCGTGCACGCGCTCGCCCACGACGTGTCGGTAGCCCTGCGGGGCAGCCGGTTCATCATGGTCGAAGCAGCCGTCCTGCGGGCCCTGGCGGAAGCGCCGAGCAGCGACGACGCGGCGGTTCGGGTGGTCGAGGCACTGGGCGTGCGGATGGGATGGCCGGTCTGCGAACTGTGGTTGTTCGACCCCGACCGGGCGGCGCTGATCTGCATCGCCCGCCACAACCGGGCCCGCCGGGACCTGACCGGGTTCGCGCTGCCCGAGATGGCGCGGGACTCCGGACTGCCCGGCGCGGTCTACCGGGACGGCCGCCCGCACTGGGTGCCGGACCTGGCCGCCGATGCCTCGTCGCCGCGCCGTCAGGCCGCCGCCCGGGTCGGCCTGCGGGTCGCGGTCGGTGTGCCGATCCGCAGTGGGCCCCAAGTGCTCGGCGCTCTCTGTGTCTTCGGTGACCGGGCCGAGAAGTCCGACACCACCCTGATCGGCCTGCTCTCCGGGCTGGCCGCGCATGTCGGGCAGTACCTGGAGCGGCGCCGCGCCGAGGAACTCGCCATCGACCTGGCCCGGACCAAGGACGAGTTCCTCACCCTGGTCACACATGAGCTGCGCAATCCGCTGGCCGTCATTCTCGGTACAATCGCCCTGCTCGACGACGACATCGCCGCCGCGGAACGGCACCGGCATCTAGGGATCATCGAGACCAGCGCGAAACGGCTCAGTGTGATGGCCGACGACCTGCTCGACCTGGCCCGGCTGGAGTCCGGCAGCCTGGAGATCCGGACGGCTGAGCTGGACCTGGCTGGACTGCTGCACGAGAGCATCACCTCCGCCGTGATCGCGGCCAGCGCCAAGGACCTCACCGTGCGGACCGACCTGCCGGCCCGGCTGCCGGTGACCGGCGATCCGGACCGGCTCCGGCAGGTGGCCGACAATCTGCTGGCCAACGCGGTCAAGTACACCCCGCGGGGCGGCACGATCACGGTCACCGCGGGCCCGGACGCGGACCGGCCCGGCTGGGTGACCTGGGCGGTGGCCGACACCGGCATCGGGATTCCGCCGGAGGAGCGGTCCCGGCTGTTCCGGCGTTTCTACCGGGCGTCGACGGCGGTGGCCGCCAAGATCCCCGGAACCGGGCTGGGCCTGGTCATCACCCGGACGATCATCGAGCGGCATCACGGCACGATCGCCGTGGCCGACACCGCCGGGCCCGGCACCACGTTCGTGGTCCGGCTGCCCCGGGAGCCGCTGACTCGTTAG
- a CDS encoding inositol monophosphatase family protein: MTSSTAAALSASTDLVRTAGALLLERYSPGNRPRDLYAAVRANDDIVTALLQPGLLAALPGSGWEEDEHATGPIAGGDHWVVDPVGGNMNHVHGMPDWNIGVSLVRDGRPAFAVLYAPLFDEMYTASDGGGAFLNDVPITVSAKTDLALALTGTGQARPGHSPEVTRRFGDSIATMMQNVLYVRSSVPVGHQLAQVAAGRMDAHWQFENVRSHIGPVLLAREAGATVTDLDGKPWEITSSGYLAAAPGVHAAALTVLQGAL; encoded by the coding sequence ATGACCTCCTCCACCGCTGCCGCTCTTTCCGCCTCTACCGACCTCGTCCGCACCGCGGGCGCTCTCCTGCTCGAGCGCTACTCGCCCGGCAACCGGCCCCGCGATCTCTACGCCGCCGTGCGCGCCAACGACGACATCGTCACCGCCCTGCTCCAGCCCGGACTGCTCGCCGCACTGCCCGGCTCCGGCTGGGAAGAAGACGAACACGCCACCGGCCCCATCGCCGGCGGTGACCATTGGGTCGTCGACCCGGTCGGCGGCAACATGAACCACGTGCACGGCATGCCCGACTGGAACATCGGCGTCAGCCTGGTCCGCGACGGCCGCCCGGCCTTCGCGGTGCTCTACGCGCCGCTGTTCGACGAGATGTACACCGCGAGCGACGGCGGGGGAGCGTTCCTGAACGACGTACCGATCACGGTCTCCGCCAAGACCGACCTCGCGCTCGCCCTGACCGGAACCGGTCAGGCCCGCCCCGGCCACTCGCCCGAGGTGACCCGGCGGTTCGGCGACTCGATCGCCACGATGATGCAGAACGTTCTGTACGTCCGCTCGTCGGTCCCGGTCGGCCACCAGCTCGCCCAGGTCGCCGCCGGCCGGATGGACGCCCACTGGCAGTTCGAGAACGTCCGCTCCCACATCGGCCCGGTCCTGCTGGCCCGCGAAGCCGGCGCGACCGTGACCGATCTCGACGGCAAGCCATGGGAGATCACCAGCAGCGGCTACCTGGCCGCCGCGCCCGGCGTGCACGCCGCCGCACTGACGGTGCTGCAGGGCGCGCTGTGA
- a CDS encoding alpha/beta fold hydrolase, producing MQSRFVAVGDRRLHARVAGDGAATVVFEAGLGMSGVYWGLVAPVIAQHARTVVYDRAGIAASDDGPRPRTLDRLADDLGALLDSFSGPFVLVGHSYGGPIVRLAASRRPDVHALVLVDPSDERFDEFFTPGTARRMAVAGPVTRILAATGVYRMAARMGSALPADQFARFRTENFGRRAARALHDEVRHFMPGLAALRSSPPDLGDRPLTIVSTGATDGTAPGLRAAHAASAAATPNGRHVVAEGSGHNVMLDRPDLLITEILAALPGPRTP from the coding sequence ATGCAGTCCCGGTTCGTGGCGGTCGGTGACCGGCGCCTGCACGCACGCGTCGCCGGCGACGGTGCGGCCACCGTCGTGTTCGAAGCGGGACTCGGCATGTCCGGGGTGTACTGGGGCCTGGTCGCCCCGGTGATCGCGCAGCATGCCCGCACGGTCGTCTACGACCGTGCGGGCATCGCCGCCAGCGACGACGGCCCCCGCCCGCGCACCCTGGACCGGCTCGCCGACGACCTCGGCGCGCTCCTGGACTCTTTCTCCGGGCCTTTCGTGCTGGTCGGGCACAGTTACGGCGGCCCGATCGTGCGACTCGCCGCAAGCCGGCGACCCGACGTGCACGCTCTCGTGCTGGTCGACCCGTCCGACGAACGGTTCGACGAATTCTTCACCCCCGGCACCGCCCGGCGGATGGCCGTCGCCGGCCCGGTGACCAGGATCCTGGCCGCCACCGGTGTCTACCGGATGGCCGCCCGGATGGGCAGCGCCCTACCGGCGGACCAGTTCGCCCGGTTCCGCACCGAGAACTTCGGCCGTCGTGCGGCCCGTGCCCTGCACGACGAGGTACGGCACTTCATGCCCGGCCTGGCCGCACTGCGCTCCAGCCCACCCGACCTGGGCGACCGCCCGCTCACCATCGTCTCGACCGGCGCCACCGACGGCACCGCACCAGGCCTCCGCGCAGCCCACGCCGCCTCCGCGGCGGCCACCCCGAACGGCCGCCATGTGGTAGCCGAGGGATCCGGCCACAACGTCATGCTCGACCGCCCCGACCTGCTGATCACCGAAATCCTCGCCGCCCTGCCCGGCCCTCGCACCCCGTAA
- a CDS encoding FecCD family ABC transporter permease — protein MRPSLIRRLGVFAGTVAVLGVAVVLSLMVGRQAISPVDVLHALMPGATGDNADIVRGLRLERTVIGLVAGAAFGGAGALMQALTRNPLADPGLLGVNAGAAAAVVTGFAVFGVTDGFAQTWLGLAGAAIASVAVYLLGSGSQSAATPARLALAGAALTAVLFSYITALSMRDQDSYNEMRFWVVGSVVNRGMDRLLLALPLILAGVVIALLVTRSLNAIAFGDDTSKALGLGLGKARIATAVAITLLCGAATSVAGPFVFVGLAVPHVARILAGADQRKVIPLSMLLAAAFLVLCDTLGRIVSSGAEIEAGAVTAILGAPLFIALVRRRTLTATS, from the coding sequence GTGCGACCCTCACTCATCCGAAGACTCGGTGTCTTCGCCGGGACGGTGGCCGTCCTCGGCGTGGCCGTCGTCCTCAGCCTGATGGTGGGCCGGCAGGCGATCTCCCCAGTGGACGTCCTCCACGCGCTGATGCCCGGCGCGACCGGCGACAACGCTGACATCGTCCGTGGACTCCGGCTCGAACGAACCGTCATCGGCCTGGTCGCCGGTGCGGCCTTCGGCGGTGCCGGCGCCCTCATGCAGGCCCTCACCCGCAACCCGCTCGCCGATCCCGGCCTGCTCGGCGTCAACGCCGGAGCCGCCGCCGCGGTGGTGACCGGCTTCGCGGTCTTCGGTGTCACCGACGGTTTCGCACAGACCTGGCTCGGCCTGGCCGGCGCCGCCATCGCGTCGGTCGCCGTCTACCTGCTCGGCAGCGGCTCCCAGTCGGCGGCCACCCCGGCCCGGCTCGCCCTGGCCGGGGCCGCGCTGACCGCGGTGCTGTTCTCCTACATCACCGCACTGTCCATGCGTGACCAGGACAGCTATAACGAGATGCGGTTCTGGGTGGTCGGCTCGGTGGTCAACCGCGGCATGGACCGGCTGCTGCTCGCACTGCCGCTGATCCTGGCCGGCGTCGTGATCGCGTTGCTGGTGACCCGGTCGTTGAACGCGATCGCGTTCGGCGACGACACCTCGAAAGCCCTCGGCCTCGGTCTCGGCAAGGCCCGGATCGCCACCGCCGTCGCCATCACCCTGCTCTGCGGCGCCGCCACCTCGGTCGCCGGGCCGTTCGTCTTCGTCGGACTCGCCGTACCGCACGTGGCCCGGATCCTGGCCGGCGCCGACCAGCGCAAGGTGATCCCCCTGTCGATGCTGCTCGCGGCCGCGTTCCTGGTCCTCTGCGACACCCTCGGCCGGATCGTCTCCAGCGGCGCCGAGATCGAGGCCGGCGCGGTGACCGCCATCCTGGGAGCCCCCTTGTTCATCGCTCTCGTGCGCCGCCGCACCCTGACGGCCACCTCATGA